Proteins from a single region of Alphaproteobacteria bacterium LSUCC0719:
- the rnr gene encoding ribonuclease R produces the protein MTDRPPVEGLPSDSAILDFIDSCDAPPSVKEVARAFNLPQEARAPLRRRLRELAEQGRIARQPGRRIAAPDQLPETTVLIVRKIDRDGTMLAVPAIETSGPAPSVRLVAEKRGGRTARVGQQVLARLKRISGARYEGRIIRVLDSAPRRLFGTVATGRGGLILQQADRGGRDTIMLERNGDVPAREGELVEAELLPRRGYIGKTARVIDNLGPADAPGAFSALALAEFDIPHVFPDAATAETDGMTVPNLRGRTDLRDRPFVTIDGADARDFDDAVHAEPDTDGGWLVSVAIADVAHYVRPKSALDTEARRRGNSVYLPDRVVPMLPEALSNDLCSLRPHEPRAAMVVEMRFTAAGVMKTYRFTRALIRSAARLTYDQVQAWHEGDMTAEDAGADDTWLTNLFGAWKALDTARQDRQPLALNLKERRVRLDDDGLPVEIVQRAQSDSQRLIEDYMIAANVAAAQALISAKRPCVFRVHDRPDPDRADGLHDLAAAVGARLARGQVLRPHHFNAVLAHVAGTPDEKMINEAVLRSQAKAVYSTDNIGHFGLALRDYAHFTSPIRRYSDLLVHRALVDMLASDGMPRDGLGGVAAHDLVDVCEHISETESRAAAAERRTIDRFAAALFASQTGNVVEGIVAGVTGSGAFITLNDGAADGFLPMRSLPDDYYVIDDGGMRMRGRHHGLGVAVGDRMDVLVVEVTPVSGGILLAYVGGGSDGSTGRKGRKSPRNKGQTRGHTHKSGKNRNPKGKRKTRTG, from the coding sequence GTGACCGACAGACCGCCGGTCGAGGGGCTGCCGTCTGACAGCGCCATTCTCGATTTCATTGACAGCTGCGATGCACCACCTTCGGTAAAGGAGGTGGCGCGTGCCTTCAACCTGCCACAGGAAGCCCGCGCACCACTGCGCCGACGCTTGCGCGAACTGGCTGAACAGGGACGTATCGCCAGACAGCCGGGCCGCCGTATCGCCGCACCCGACCAGCTTCCCGAAACCACGGTGCTGATTGTCCGCAAGATCGACCGTGATGGCACCATGCTGGCTGTTCCCGCGATCGAGACATCGGGCCCTGCCCCGTCTGTCAGGCTGGTGGCTGAAAAGCGCGGCGGCCGCACCGCACGGGTCGGACAACAGGTGCTGGCGCGCCTGAAGCGAATCAGCGGTGCGCGCTATGAAGGGCGGATCATCAGGGTTCTGGATTCAGCACCACGCCGGTTGTTCGGCACCGTTGCCACCGGGCGGGGTGGCCTGATCCTGCAACAGGCGGACCGTGGTGGACGCGATACCATCATGCTTGAGCGCAATGGTGATGTGCCGGCCAGGGAAGGCGAGCTTGTCGAGGCGGAACTGCTGCCACGGCGCGGCTATATCGGCAAGACTGCCAGGGTCATCGACAATCTTGGTCCGGCAGACGCACCCGGCGCCTTCAGCGCGCTCGCCCTTGCCGAGTTCGACATTCCGCACGTCTTCCCGGATGCCGCGACAGCCGAAACGGATGGCATGACGGTTCCCAATCTTCGCGGACGGACCGATCTTCGCGACCGTCCCTTTGTTACCATTGACGGTGCTGATGCCCGTGACTTTGATGACGCGGTCCATGCCGAACCGGATACCGATGGCGGATGGCTTGTCAGCGTGGCGATTGCCGATGTTGCGCATTATGTACGCCCGAAATCGGCTCTGGACACCGAAGCGCGGCGACGGGGCAACTCGGTCTATCTTCCTGATCGCGTCGTGCCGATGCTGCCGGAGGCGCTGTCGAACGATCTATGCTCGCTTCGCCCGCATGAACCCCGCGCCGCGATGGTTGTGGAAATGCGCTTTACCGCCGCCGGGGTGATGAAAACCTATCGTTTCACGCGGGCCTTGATCCGGTCTGCGGCGCGTTTGACCTATGATCAGGTACAGGCCTGGCATGAAGGCGACATGACCGCCGAGGACGCCGGCGCCGACGATACATGGCTGACCAATCTTTTCGGCGCCTGGAAGGCGCTCGACACGGCACGCCAGGACCGCCAGCCTCTGGCCCTGAACCTGAAAGAGCGGCGTGTGCGTCTTGATGATGACGGCTTGCCGGTGGAGATTGTGCAGCGGGCACAAAGCGATTCGCAACGGCTGATCGAAGATTACATGATCGCGGCCAATGTCGCGGCGGCACAGGCATTGATCAGCGCCAAACGTCCTTGTGTGTTTCGGGTTCATGACAGGCCCGATCCCGACCGGGCGGACGGGCTGCATGATCTGGCCGCGGCTGTAGGGGCGCGGCTGGCACGAGGACAGGTTCTCCGGCCACATCATTTCAATGCGGTTCTGGCACATGTCGCCGGCACACCTGATGAAAAAATGATCAACGAGGCCGTGCTGAGGAGCCAGGCAAAGGCTGTCTACAGCACTGACAATATTGGTCATTTTGGGCTGGCCCTTCGTGACTACGCGCACTTCACCTCGCCCATCAGACGTTATTCTGACCTGCTGGTGCATCGGGCACTCGTCGACATGCTGGCCTCCGATGGCATGCCGCGGGACGGGCTTGGCGGGGTTGCCGCACATGATCTGGTGGATGTCTGTGAACATATCTCGGAAACAGAATCACGCGCCGCCGCCGCCGAGCGCCGAACCATCGATCGCTTTGCCGCGGCGTTGTTTGCCAGCCAGACCGGAAATGTTGTCGAAGGGATCGTTGCCGGTGTTACCGGGTCCGGCGCCTTTATCACTCTGAATGATGGCGCGGCGGACGGATTTCTGCCCATGCGCTCATTGCCGGATGACTATTATGTCATCGATGATGGCGGCATGCGGATGCGGGGGCGGCATCATGGGCTGGGCGTTGCGGTAGGCGACAGGATGGATGTTCTTGTTGTCGAGGTGACGCCTGTCAGTGGCGGCATTCTGCTGGCCTATGTCGGTGGAGGATCGGATGGCAGCACCGGCAGAAAAGGCCGAAAATCCCCCCGAAACAAAGGACAGACGCGCGGCCACACGCACAAGTCTGGAAAAAACCGCAACCCAAAGGGCAAACGTAAAACTCGCACAGGTTGA
- the topA gene encoding type I DNA topoisomerase, with product MKLVIVESPAKAKTINRYLGDDYKVLASYGHVCDLPSKDGSVLPDEDFAMKWQVSSGSERHISDITKALRDADRLILATDPDREGEAISWHVLELLQDRKLIKDKPVERVVFNEVTKSAILAAMAQPRALDTELIDAYRARRALDYLVGFSISPVLWRKLPGARSAGRVQSVALRLICEREAAIEAFIAQEYWTVEAELGKADGRNFKARLTHLNGKKLGKLDIGTETEAIAAAAAIDAEALQVADIQTRRIRENPKPPFTTSTLQQEASRKLGFSASRTMQIAQRLYEGINIGSETTGLITYMRTDGVQLGSEAIGAVRAEIGQRFGNRYLPDTPRVYRTAAANAQEAHEAIRPTDAARTPDSIRDYLDYDQARLYDLIWKRTIASQMQSAELDQTAIDITNRSQSVTLRASGRVVVFDGYRSVYQEGQDSASDQVETDKTDDNAILPGVDKGESLATRKVVPEQHFTQPPPRFTDASLVKAMEELGIGRPSTYASIIQVLQDRDYVIKDRGKFIPEDRGRLVVTFLNSFFSRYVEYDFTAKLEGQLDAVSDGKLDWKQLLAQFWRDFKAAIDSTSELTITNVIDVLDEDLGPHFFKKDDSGELMRSCPNCAGGRLGLRLGKFGAFIGCSNYPECKFTRQLVTNGTDEDADAGVVGDRHLGDDPDSGLPVYVRNGPYGPYVQLGEPDTKKPKRSSFPKGMSAGSVDLENALKLLSLPRDVGPHPESGDMIQAGLGRYGPYLKYQGSFTSLRDGDDLLEIGLNRAVDLLAESAKKRGRLLGEHPTGGEVHLKAGRFGPYVEHNKLRATLPRGTEMSEVDLAQAITLLAEKAARPTTKKKAARGGGARKKSPAKKASAKKASTKKAAS from the coding sequence ACCTGCCAAGCAAGGACGGCTCGGTGCTGCCTGATGAGGATTTTGCCATGAAATGGCAGGTCTCCAGCGGCTCGGAACGCCATATCAGCGACATTACCAAAGCGCTGCGCGATGCCGACAGGCTGATCCTGGCGACCGACCCCGACCGCGAAGGCGAGGCCATCAGCTGGCACGTTCTGGAATTGCTGCAGGATCGCAAGCTGATCAAGGACAAGCCGGTTGAACGCGTGGTCTTCAACGAGGTCACGAAAAGCGCGATCCTCGCCGCCATGGCACAGCCGCGCGCCCTCGACACAGAACTGATCGACGCCTATCGCGCCAGACGCGCCCTCGATTATCTTGTCGGATTCTCGATTTCACCGGTGTTGTGGCGCAAACTGCCGGGCGCGCGCTCGGCCGGCCGCGTGCAGTCGGTGGCGCTGCGCCTGATCTGCGAACGCGAAGCCGCCATCGAAGCCTTTATCGCGCAGGAATACTGGACAGTCGAAGCCGAACTCGGAAAGGCTGATGGCCGCAATTTCAAGGCCCGCCTGACACATCTGAACGGCAAGAAACTCGGCAAGCTTGATATCGGCACCGAGACTGAGGCAATCGCCGCGGCAGCTGCCATCGACGCCGAGGCGCTTCAGGTCGCCGATATCCAGACCCGCCGCATCCGCGAAAACCCGAAGCCGCCTTTCACAACATCCACATTGCAGCAGGAAGCCTCGCGCAAACTCGGCTTTTCGGCCAGCCGGACCATGCAGATCGCGCAGCGTCTGTATGAAGGGATAAATATCGGCAGCGAAACCACCGGCCTGATCACCTATATGCGGACAGATGGCGTTCAGCTTGGCAGCGAGGCCATCGGTGCCGTCCGCGCTGAAATCGGCCAGCGGTTCGGCAACCGGTATCTTCCCGACACGCCCCGCGTCTATCGCACCGCCGCCGCGAATGCCCAGGAAGCCCACGAAGCCATCCGGCCGACAGACGCGGCACGGACACCTGATTCCATTCGCGACTACCTCGATTACGATCAGGCGCGGCTGTATGACCTGATCTGGAAGCGCACCATTGCCAGCCAGATGCAATCCGCCGAACTCGACCAGACGGCGATCGACATAACCAATCGTTCCCAAAGCGTAACCTTGCGGGCCAGTGGCCGAGTCGTTGTCTTTGACGGATACAGGTCCGTCTATCAGGAAGGACAGGATTCAGCCTCCGATCAGGTCGAAACCGACAAGACCGATGACAACGCCATCCTGCCGGGCGTCGACAAGGGGGAATCCCTGGCCACCCGAAAGGTGGTTCCAGAACAGCATTTCACACAGCCGCCACCACGCTTCACCGATGCAAGCCTTGTCAAGGCGATGGAAGAACTCGGCATTGGCCGGCCTTCAACCTATGCTTCTATCATTCAGGTGCTTCAGGATCGCGATTACGTGATCAAGGATCGCGGCAAATTCATTCCCGAGGATCGTGGTCGCCTTGTTGTGACCTTCCTGAACAGTTTCTTCAGCCGCTATGTCGAATATGATTTCACAGCCAAGCTTGAAGGTCAGCTGGACGCCGTATCCGACGGCAAGCTCGACTGGAAACAGCTGCTGGCGCAGTTCTGGCGCGACTTCAAGGCAGCCATCGACAGTACCAGCGAGCTGACGATCACCAATGTGATCGATGTTCTGGACGAGGATCTGGGTCCGCATTTCTTCAAGAAGGATGACTCGGGAGAGCTGATGCGAAGCTGCCCGAATTGCGCGGGTGGCAGACTTGGATTGCGGCTTGGCAAATTTGGTGCCTTCATCGGCTGCTCGAACTATCCGGAATGTAAATTCACGCGCCAGCTTGTTACCAACGGCACGGACGAGGATGCCGATGCCGGTGTCGTCGGTGACCGCCATCTTGGCGATGATCCGGACAGCGGCCTGCCCGTCTATGTCCGCAATGGCCCCTATGGCCCCTATGTGCAGTTGGGCGAACCTGACACCAAGAAACCGAAACGGTCGTCCTTCCCAAAAGGCATGTCTGCAGGCAGCGTTGACCTTGAAAACGCACTGAAGCTGCTGTCACTGCCACGAGATGTCGGACCCCATCCCGAAAGCGGTGACATGATCCAGGCGGGGCTTGGCCGGTATGGGCCCTATCTGAAATATCAGGGAAGTTTCACCAGCCTGAGGGATGGTGACGATCTTTTGGAAATCGGACTGAACCGGGCTGTCGACCTGCTGGCGGAATCAGCCAAGAAACGTGGCCGCCTGCTTGGCGAACACCCGACTGGCGGCGAGGTACATCTGAAAGCCGGGCGTTTCGGACCCTATGTCGAGCATAACAAGCTGCGGGCCACGCTGCCGCGCGGTACCGAGATGAGCGAGGTCGATCTGGCGCAGGCGATCACCCTGCTGGCGGAAAAGGCCGCCAGACCGACGACCAAGAAGAAGGCTGCACGCGGCGGCGGTGCCCGCAAGAAGAGCCCGGCCAAGAAGGCATCCGCCAAGAAAGCCTCCACCAAGAAAGCGGCTTCGTGA